One Glycine max cultivar Williams 82 chromosome 8, Glycine_max_v4.0, whole genome shotgun sequence genomic window, ATTTCCATGCTACCTCATCCTTCGtataaactaaaactaaaatggtaaaataataaaatcaataaaaaaattaattaattgtaaaaaaaaacttgtgaaaTAGTCTTTCTATAAACAAAAATGCTTTTGGACTAACCTTTTCGTAAGCTAAAAATGCTTTCGGTATGACCTTTCTGTCAAGCTAAAAATGCTTTCGAAATGACTTTCCGTATGCAAAAAATACTTTTGGAATGGTTGTTCTATAAGCATTTTTGCTTACCGAAAAGGCGATCCCGAAAAGTGTTTTGTATATTTCAGAAAGGGGGTTCTGAAAATCATTATTGTGCTTATAGAAAACCTGTTTCGGAAACAACAATTGCAATCCAAAGTATCCTTTCTGGAAGTGTATTTTGTATCTTCTGGATTGATCGAtatgaaaattactatttttgctTATGGAAAAAGGTGTTTTGTAAGAATTTTCTGTCCAAAAGGGTCATTATGCAAGAGTATTTATAACCTTACGAAATGTTTATTCTGGAAACAGATCCAAAACTCAAAATAGGAATGCGATAAAACATACCTGCAGAGTGAAGAGTTGAAGGAGAGAGACTTTTGCAGCGTCAATTTGGACATGCTTTGGACCTTCAATGGTTGCGGGAAAAAGAGTTGagttgagtcaagaagaagaaaaaaatgagaagggaTAGGGTCTAGACTTGTGTTGGTTGATGAGgaagaaggaaaacaaagaaagaagataCAAGGGGTAAgttgggttaaaaaaaaaagggaggtgatTAGTGCAATAAGAGAGGTATAGAATTCAATTGTCAAACTTGAGAGAAATAtggataagtataaaaaaaaattaaaacaacccCTTTCATACCTCAAACTCGAATTCACTTTGCTCTTTCCGAGAACGGGAATGGGGAGAGCTAAAGAGCTAAACTCaggttttttttccttaattacaCCTATTTAATCTAGAATATTCCTAAAATACActagtttattaaaaaattcctAAATTACACTAGTTTCATGAGGCAGTAAGGAAGTCGGGTTTGGCCACCTTGATTTTCgtgtgttgatattttttttaatttaaattattaaaataatataaatattatattatataaatatatttttaattggttttaaaaatacttttttattaaattaattttttaaattttcttgtaaattttttaagagatatatatagacaaagaaaaatgaaaaaataggagaaaattatagtataattttttagttacgatgtatgtatttttttagttaaatttatgtgtcattgatgtttttattttgttatgttcgttaattaaaaaataagaaaattagttagtagtattaaaataaactaaaaaaacaaaatgaaaaaataaataatacatttgTCTTATACAATagtcaaaatttaaaagtgtGATAATTGAGATGATAGCCGagaataataaaacatattaaaaaatataattgcaaTGAATAACGGTCAACAAGAATCAAATACATACATGGTAAACGAATTCGACATACACAACTACACATTTATTGTAATAGAGACTCAATCCCCATTTCAAACACCCAGACCACCTGGAATGTAGGTTTAGAGTAATGTTACAATTCCAAAAGTATGATTGCGGTGAATATCAGGCTAAACACTTACCGTGTTATCACGTCATGGCTGTCTGCTAAATCTGTCAATGTTGATTCCATGAACTATGCGCTACCGCTATTCACTTTACAGTACATTTTGCACGTCTACTACAATTTCTTTGATTTACTGCCACATGAATCAATATGGCAAGAATATGAAAGAGATTAGTGGGGTCTTGATCCAAGGAGAAAGAGGATTGCAAAGGGTCGTCCTGTTTCAACTAACATTTCCACTGAGATTGACCTGCTTCAACTCGCATTCCTACTGAGATGGACGAAGACAAAAATGAACaggaaagtagaaaaaaatgtggAATTTTCCAATAACATGACCATAATAGAAACAATTGTTCCAACATGTcttcatttaagttttttcttacccaaatgtgattgttgaagtattttattgataatgtagtataatattcttctataaataaattgttaaacaaaaagtattatcatttttaaatagatCTAATGtcataaacaaacaaattatatttagtaaaataataatgttaaaagttttaattttttttactaaaataatatattattatacaaaattcagatttttaaaaaaaatattcacctaaaaaGTGTCttatgtaaattaaataatataaaaaataataattgtatttaaaaatatcattttcttattaaaaaattaatttaataaactcttaaaaaatttaaaaaattaatttaataaaaaattatttttaaaaccaattaaaaatatatttatataatataatatttatatcattttaataatttaaatttaaaaaaaaaatcaacacacAAAAGTCGGGGTGGTCAAACCTGACTTTCTCATTGTCCCATAAAACTAGtgtaatttatgaattttttagtaAACTAGTGTATTTTGAGAATATTCTAAATTAAATAGGTATAATTATGGAAAAAATCCGCTAAACTTATCCCAAACTCATCATGTTATCATGACTAAATGTAATCTAACAAAGCAtcctttattgtttttttttatttttatttatttagtaacGAAGcatcttatgaaaaataaatgactTGACGTTGGTGTTAACACCAACAAGGGCAACAAAGGAtattaaaatagagaaagataatttaatttagttgaATTAGTAAGATGTGTGAATattataaacttaatttttactaataaaaatacaGCTTataagaaatggaaagaaaactccgttacaaataaaacaaagttttggGTTAAgaatcaaattcacaatagaatttttttttctgtatttgATGTAACGAAAATAGACCCATTAATATAGCATGGCCAACTAATTAGACGTATACGGACCATTGAGGATCACATCATAAATGAATTGTAAGGCCAACCAAACAGAGTGTTAAAAGTGATATTTTCTCttaaactaattaagaaaatccACCATTTCAATTTGAGTTAAACTCAAATATGAGAAAACCTAAACTTgtatttttcaacttttctaATTGATTACTTGTTTGCTTGCCGTTATACGTGGTGGATAGAGAAGGTAACACTCAATTATTgttgaattaataaaatactataaaaatgtatttaataaaaaaaattatggacacTGAGAGAAATctaggttttatttatttattttatagttgTGGTATGTCAACAAAGTgtaaaagacaaatattaacaGGTTGCCTCATCGAGTGAGAGGAGCCATCGGATGCCTGTAAGATTAATATTGAATTTACGATCAAAGTTGGTCTTATCACCTCCCAAGTGATGTAACAAGCATATGGAAAGATGATATGATGTTACATTGTGACACATTTTAGGGTACATTAGCCACTTGCATGGATAATTAGATTATCTTTGAGATGAGCGTTTCATTTCAAGGAGTGTTGAATGGGTTTACACCTTTAAGGCATTTCGGGTCAAGGCTTTTCTCAAAGATTTTCGTTGCCTGAAAGCTTTTAATACATACTGGAACTTCTTGATCATGGTTGAGGTGCCAAAATAGTGACACTAATGTGCATAACAACCGAGTACGTTTTTGTTATATTAGTCACTTATTAATTTGAACATATGTATATTGGAACCGTAACATGTAGTTTTGGGAAGTCACAACTGTAGGATTGAGCCTCTTTGTATTACTTCAATGCGAAATGTTGGtagtttttgttataaattaaatatttagagcTCATTAAGGTTAGGCATGCTCATGAGTCCttacatcaataataataagatttaaACTTACATCCTTATGAGATACAATTTGAATCCTTACCAAAACCTACCTTGGTTGGTTGAGATGTGGAAAATTAGGAAATAAACTCAAATGTGTCGTTAGTAATAAGTTGATGTGAATTTAAGGATAATTAGAAAAAAGCAAGCAACAAAACTTAtactgaaataaataaaaatatgaataatgttGTATAGTGTGATGAAATTATTAACTTCCAAAGATTTTCTTTTGACAACATATAACATCTAAAGATATGATGTAAAACTCCTTGATGAAAGTTTTTCATAAGTTCATTTGATGTCTCTAACCTagtaattgttttctttttttgtaatcTCCATTTTCGTGACTCTTTGTTGTGCCCGCGGTGTCGGGGACTTCCAAGTTTTAGGAGtggaaaatattatattaataaaacaaaattgaaattagattatttttatcCATGTGTAATTACGATATGggtaacaaaatataatattcatacctgaaaaaaataacatgtagttttgattttctaaattatttcctatcaaatcaatgACAAAAAATCCTATCGAGTACACTTTCGTGGTCCACTTACCATTCCTCACCTATACTTTAAGACCAATAAGTTGTTAGAGTTTAAGTGATATTAAACTTAATccctttaattaaaattttaaatttaagtcttatgaataaaaaaatattattaaaaagggaatattctattaaaaatgattaatcagATTTATCTAACCGATATTAATCATcactaaaattaattgatattccATACCAAtaacatgatttaaaaaaaaaaaacatacgctcaaaatttcactaattatctACTCTTCTATGCTTTGACTTTACACAACAAAGGTCAGTTACTGTGTTTCTGTCACAATATTGacagtaatgttttttttaataacattaaCAGTAATGTTTACATCTTGCTACTTTATTGCCAAGAAGCTCAAAGCTGAAATAAGCCGGAAAAACTTAGGTCATAACAATCAGAAGTAAATCAAATCAAGAACACCGGACAACTGGACTACcgaaaataatgttatttaaaagACAATAATTATAAGTTCACAGAAGCAATGGCTTGATAGCTATTCAGGTCAAGGACATGAAGACAAAGCTTTTGCTTTGGGATATTAACATTCCAGCGGTAACCAAACAATACAATCAAAATCTTCAAGCAACAATTTGTCCAAAGAGCTGCTTTCGGATCTGCAATAAGGAGCAAGAAATTTCATAAGAATCTAGTCGTTAGACATGGTTAACCCGTTCACCCCTTAAAAGTATTAACCTTAAACCCCTTTcccaagagaaaataaaagaaagaagaaatgaatGAGTGGCTGCCACAGCTTCAACTAAACCTATGACCTTCCAAATTTTGCTTCCGATGCAATATCCAAAGTCAACAAAATAGAGTAGACGAAAGTTGGCCAATAATGAATTCATGGGAATACAGTACATTTGATAGGAAGGAGAAAGAAAGTAAGGAACAATTAGTGAAAAAGATCACTTGGACCAGTCTAGCAAATACAAAGGAACAGAAATAGGGAGGGAAAAAAAGACTCATTGGTTTTAAAACCAaatcaaaagtaatttttagtTGGTTATAATTTCAATACAATCAATAGAAAGTGTATATAATATTGCGGAATGAAGTGAATAGCACTACCCAAGAAAATACATACTACTATCTTGCAGAAGGGAAGTGAATCATAAATGCTGCATACAAGTTATTTGAGTGAGAGCAATACGAGAGTCAACAGTAAAAACAATTCAGCAACAAATATCTAACATCACAGAATAAGAACTGCTATACTCAGTTCTTTTTTACCTCTGGAAGCTTTTTACGGAAAACTACATCAAGACGTGCATCAAGTGTATTTTCACACACAATCTTTCCATCACGAGAAGCCAACACCACCCCACCAGAGCTgaatatcaacaaaaaaaatcaggtGTGCTACAACTGAAATTTGATATCAAAGCAGTTAAAAGctaatatgattttattaatcTCAAGATTTGAAACTGATACCTTTTCATCagaagataattttaaattataattaatcaagaaaaaaaaaaggtaaagaatAAGGTAAGAAAGCAAGGCCAAACAGTTAGTTAAGATATAATTACAACATGAACATTACCAGTAGAGATCATGAGAATTTTGATGAGTGAGTCCAGGTGGAAGATAGACTTGGTTGTCAACAATGATCTCTGGGGGATCAACATTTGCTTTCTCAGCATACTCCTGAGCAGCTGAATCCAGCACATTCTCTACCAAGTGCAGGTCATCTTTCCGACATCTCAATAAGACAGAAGGCTCTTTCAGTCTTAGCAAACACTGCAACACAGTCCTTATATTATCTTCCAAGTCCACATACTTACGCATAATAGCAAAATATAGCATTACAAGGGATTGAAAAAGGTCGTGTAGACAAGGGAAAGAGGATGGGGCAGGGATTGAACCAATGGCATTAAACACACCACATTAAAGACCAAGGTTGATTCCCACAACAGTAGTTATGATTCAAAACAATCAATGATATTGATTCATTGATGTCACCGGGTAATagcaatttgaaatgaaaatattagtcaccacaaaatgATACAAAAGTAGGGCACAATAAATACATAACAGCAACACAGGTTGCCTACGTGCAAGgctctcacaaaaaaaaaaaggaaacaacaatCTGATAATGATACTTGGCAGAACAGCAAAAAAAAGCTTATCAGAACAGCAAAATCAAACTATCAAACCAGAGTAGGTCACCATATTTAAAATTCAACTGACCTGAACAATGAGATCTTTCAGAAGGTTTCTATACACATGATCATCATGGTGATGACTGACATTCAAAAGTTCCTTGGATGCAGCTTCTTTCATGGAACTGATCACGTCATCTTGAGCTTGAAGAACTTTAATCCGAGAAGCATTCAGCTGCATTGAGTACTCACTGCAACAAACAATTAGTTGTGCCACAAAACTTAAACTAGCACTGTGTTTGCAGCTTAGAAACAATACAACACACTGTATTTGACATAGGGAAATAAAATAAGCCTCAGAAACTAAACTCTCAATCTcactcatcattttataagacAATTTTCCATTCATCAAACATTGACAATATCCTCAAGTTCAAGTTATAATTTGGCAAAAGATGTCAACAGCTTGAAAGAAATTGAACATCAAACAGAGTTAATTCaaaaccaaacaaaataaacaagcGAATAAAAGACACTAAATTGAAATTCAAGCCATATTTAGCAAATGTAAAAGTTCAAAATGGAGCTAAccttaattattgattttattgaataatacgACAAGACCACAAGGATCGGCTAGACTATTTCATTAGGATTGCCTGTATCACTATTCAACGCCTTCACACATTTAGGAATTCAGAACTGTTGGATGAAGATCGGAATGGTCAAATTTTAATCAACTTGAAAAACACTCGAAATCTCAACTGTCCGATCTTTAACCAACGATTATAAATGCACTGAATGCGTGCAAAAATAACTGCACTGAATCCAGTTCCATTAGAGATCAAGCTTAGCAGTACCAATAATCACAGTCAGTAGAGGTTGCGGTATTATGAAACGCAGGGATCAAATCAAGACCTATACGAGTAGGACTCACACtccagaatttaattttaatcgaTGTCAACGGACGAGATGACCTAGTTAATATCGAACTcacagagacaaaaaaaaagaggataGAGAGTTATATAGGAAGTTACATCTTCTTGCGAATTTCGACTTGGCGCTCTTTGCGTTCGTATTCTTGCCTGATCTTCTTCTTTTCGGCTTCAACCAACTGCAGCTTCTCGATATTGAATTCCTGCAGAAGGAAAAGTACGATTCAGTTTGAAAACGACGAAAGAGGGGAAAATGGTGAAGGTAATGAAATGAAGAGAAACCTCTTCGGCAGATACAGAGATCTCGTTGGCTTTCTCCTCAGCTTCCTGGCGGATGAAACGCACCATCTGCTGGATTTGCTTCGAGACATCTGCGTCGTTCATTTTGGAAGACGATGAGATGCACCGGAAACTGCTTCTGCGATTATTGATGAAGATACGTGTCGCTGCCAAACTACCACAACCCTCACGAGTTCACCTCACCTCTCTTATATGCAACCTCACTTCAagatactaatatttttatattcaagaattttaatatttaaaagctTACGCgtggaaaatttatttatttttaatttctttcatattgaatttttttacgtgcattaaatatattaatttaatttttatgtacttTTGTGTAAATCAGAAAATTTCAagataattatgataaaaacaaataaatatatcagGGACGAATTcagaaatcaataaaaaaataaattaaaaaaatataatagattgacaatttaaatgtattaagaaagaagaaactTACTAAGAAGACCAAAGTCATAAGCTACAACTTTGCCTGttggagttgtgttttttttatctaaatcgTATGCATATTTTTCATATCATAAAATTCATCGATAtgtatcaaattttttaacaatcattttttaatgtatgtAATCAAATAATATGTCAGAAATTTATCTTTCGTCTTATTTTTGAGTCTATTTTGACAATTTTTATAACTGAAAAATGATCTTTTAGTTGTGAtcgttaaaaaaaacttaaaaaattataaactaaacaCCATATACATTTTGaatgtatgtaaaaaaatatatgttataatttctaaacattaaaaaaattcatctagAAGACcatataacaacaacaacaaataatgaattttaaatgtaaaataatgtctaaactaaaataaagagattcattaatattaatatgtttatcttaaatctattttttttatcatgttaataaaaataaatagtgggCACAAGAATTaggaaaaaatttaatattacctTGTTTTTCTCCAAACAAAGATTACATATATGCGCTCACAATGTTGAATATTGGACAAATTCAGCCAAAAtctaagaatgaaaaaagaagaaaaattgataTGTCCAATatgaaatctaaaaaaaaaaagtctcaaaCTTTGTAGCTTGCCTAAAGAAAATGCATGATACAGCAAAGTTAGGAGCATCAAGTGTTAGAGTACTTGAAGAAATTGGCAAAGTGAAAAAAGGAGGTGTGACAATTGAAAAAACAAGACTGCGTGAAGTAATAATAAGTAATGA contains:
- the LOC100795235 gene encoding V-type proton ATPase subunit E codes for the protein MNDADVSKQIQQMVRFIRQEAEEKANEISVSAEEEFNIEKLQLVEAEKKKIRQEYERKERQVEIRKKIEYSMQLNASRIKVLQAQDDVISSMKEAASKELLNVSHHHDDHVYRNLLKDLIVQCLLRLKEPSVLLRCRKDDLHLVENVLDSAAQEYAEKANVDPPEIIVDNQVYLPPGLTHQNSHDLYCSGGVVLASRDGKIVCENTLDARLDVVFRKKLPEIRKQLFGQIVA